The following nucleotide sequence is from Leptodactylus fuscus isolate aLepFus1 chromosome 10, aLepFus1.hap2, whole genome shotgun sequence.
TTGTTGTGTTTGTTTTTCTTACCTGCAACACCTATATGTTATGCCTGAATGTTAGATATCTATAAATCTCTCTATGCCTTGGACTTCCTTGGGCTTCCCAATGACTTATCACAtgtaatatacattatatttGATCACACGAGATTGCATTACTAAATTGCATGTGATAAATACATTTATGAATAATTGCGTAAAAATTTTTTACAACTtagttgtgtttttttattttctttttctttttttcagacaCCTATAAAACACTACAAGATTCTATCCCATGGATTTTAATAATCAGTTTAACGCAACCTGGTTTTCCATCGAAGGATTATCCAACCTTCCAGAGCTCCGATACCCAGTTCTTACAATATTTTTATGTATCTATTTGATTATTCTTTTTGGCAATCTTACCATTTTTGCTGTCGTTTGCTGGAATCCTCGTCTCCATACTCCAATGTACATGTTTTTGATGAATCTTTCTATCATCGACATTGGTTATACCTCCAATCTTCTGCCTAACCTACTATGCATGTTCATCATTAACAATAACGCTATATCATTTTGGGGTTGTATGAGCCAGGTGTATTTCTTTGTAGCGTTTGCATGCACTGAAATCCTCTTACTTGCCGCCATGGCGTATGACCGCTATGTAGCTATCTGCCagccattacattacattattgttATGAATGTGAGGAAGTCGGCAGGTCTCACGGTCACTGCCTGGTCAGTTGGGTTTATAGACGCTAGCGGACATTTGCGAGCTATATCGAAGCTATCTTTTTGTGCATCTCATCTTattgaccacttcttctgtgatATAATTCCTCTACTAAAAATTTCCTGCAGTGATACATCCGGAGTAGAAATGCTTAACTATATAGAAGGAACCATTTTAGTCGGGACGGCATTTCTGCTTACACTAGtgtcatatatatttattatatctaGCATCGTAAGAATACAATCGACATCAGGTAGACAAAAAGCCTTCTCTACTTGCTCTTCTCACTTGACATGTGTTTGCCTGTTTTACGGGACGTTAATCTGTGTCTATGTGAGACCAACCTCAAGTTACTCCCCAAAACAGGACAAGTTCATATCTCTTCTGTACGCCATTCTGGTTCCTCTCCTAAATCCTCTTATCTACAGTCTAAAAAATCAGGAAATAAAAAGTTCTATTGTGAAACTCACGAGCAAGATTAAGATCTGAAAATGAGAATTCTACGAAGTAAAGTTACTTTTTAAGTGCCAAATCAAGAGCAATCCTTCTGGTTCAGCCTGGCTTTATTCTCCAATTATCTAGTTTTTATGCCATCAAAATACATAAATTACAACATTTCTTAAAAGTCAATCACTgtatattttgcaaagaagactTTGACCTGTTGGGATATAGCCCCATGttttggaaacacagctttttttttgttgcagaatgtgTTGTGGTcaggagtgcattgagcagaagatagaagtgtaagaacttcctatatatttctcattccttttgcagccattcttggctttggcttaaaaaaccgcaacaaaatctgcaacaaaaaaaagcagtattttcgcaacgtggggcctttgcccacagcggagacaatgcgggaaaaatcgcggcgttgtacagtgcaggcaaagtggatgagattcatgcgaatcccatccccactttgcggaaaagatcgcagcgcggacacactgcaatttgcaaagccgttgcggctttgcaaatcacagcatgtcaattatttctacggaaacgcgggtggctttcccgtagatataatgttaggagaaagtccgcagaggaaaactctgtgaactttctcttaaaggggctctatcagcaaaatcatgctgatagagccccacatatgcatgaatagcctttaaaaaggctattcagggaccgtaaatgttatattacactaccccccagttttaaaataaaaccctaaaaaagaatgtgatctacttacggatcgtgcacgctgggcgggcattcagggtgcgccgtcttcttcatccacgcctcttcttcctgggcgcctgcgcagtagccttAGTAGCAGCCgcacgctactgcgcatgcgcccaggccattttttttatat
It contains:
- the LOC142183139 gene encoding olfactory receptor 8A1-like, encoding MDFNNQFNATWFSIEGLSNLPELRYPVLTIFLCIYLIILFGNLTIFAVVCWNPRLHTPMYMFLMNLSIIDIGYTSNLLPNLLCMFIINNNAISFWGCMSQVYFFVAFACTEILLLAAMAYDRYVAICQPLHYIIVMNVRKSAGLTVTAWSVGFIDASGHLRAISKLSFCASHLIDHFFCDIIPLLKISCSDTSGVEMLNYIEGTILVGTAFLLTLVSYIFIISSIVRIQSTSGRQKAFSTCSSHLTCVCLFYGTLICVYVRPTSSYSPKQDKFISLLYAILVPLLNPLIYSLKNQEIKSSIVKLTSKIKI